The region CTTGTGTCCAGTACTCCCGCCCCTCCCTGCTGTTCCTGTCCCCACCTCGGTGTCTCCCCAGGACCTGACTTAGCCCTCCTCTTCTTGCTCTTCCTTGCTCTGGCCACTGGCCCCGGCACGGAGGGGGGGCTCTGTACATCGCCCTTGGAGATCCCGATGCCCTTGAGGTCCAGAAGCTCATGAGCAAATATTTGGTGGTGCCCGGAGCTGAGAgtggcaggggtggtgggggctgGACGAAGCTGTGGCTAGGTGGCAGGCTGCTCAGCTAGGCTGAGCTCTCCTCCAAagcgccaccaccgccaccactgGCCACCACTGCAGTCGGCGCTCCTCTCCTGCAGTATGACTcaggtggggggggcggggccagggagcGCCCTAGGGGCCCTGGCTTGGTGGGGTGCTGCAGtggtggggggggttgggggggcgtTCCTGAAAAGGCAAAGTGCTGCCTTCCCATCCAGGGGTTAGCTTTCAGAGTCTAGCTTGGTTGGCTCGGGCGCCTCCAGAAGTTACTTTTCAGGCTGGATAGTTGTCCTCCAGCCAGAGGGGATTGGTTCACCATCGACCATATGAATGGGCCAGTTCACACATCTTACCTCAGGGCTGGAGACACAGGATTTCTCCTGAGATTTTCCACCTGCCCTAGAATTGACCAGAACGGGCACAGCTGGGGTTCAGATGCCCTGGAACCTAGGGGGAGGCTGCCCAGGACATGGCGGGGTCTGGGTCCCTGGCATTTGAGGGGAAGGCTGCTGGGGGCATCCTGGATCTCCAGCACTGCACAGGGTGGGGTCTCAGGAGACAACTCTGGATGAGCCCCTGTGTGttctctccacccctcctcccccacagccGGAGCCAGAGAGCTTGGGCCCGGCAGCGCCTGGGTTCCCTGAACAGGAGGACGATGAACTTCACCGCACTCTGGGTGTGGAGCGGTTTGAGGAGATCCTGCAGGAGGCTGGGTCTCGAGGCGGAGAGGAGCCAGGCCGCAGCTATGGGGAGGAAGACTTTGAATGTGAGGGGGTgatgggagggggaggcaggggcgcCTAGGCTCGACTGTCCAGCAAGGAGAGGGCTGAGGGGCTcgtgggaggggctgggggctgggatggCAGGGGAAGGATGCTCTGCCTGCCTGCAGCagaccccctcctccctgcagatCACCGCCAGTCCTCCCACCACATCCATCACCCACTGTCCACTCACCTGCCTCCGGACACCCGCCGCCGCAAGacaccccagggcccaggacggAAGCCTCGCCGGCGCCCCGGGGCCTCCCCCACCGGGGAGACCCCCACCAtcgaggagggggaggaagatgaggaggaggccAGTGAAGCTGAGGGGACCCGAGCACTTAGCCAGCCGACCCCGGCCTCCACACCCTCTTCGGTGCAGGTGAGTTGGggctgggctcctggggggcATCTTTGGGGTACTTGGCCTGGCCTCACCTGCGCCCGTGGGTTCCTGTTCCAGTTCTTTCTCCAGGAGGATGAAGGTGCTGACCGGAAGGGAGGGAGGACCAGTCCATCTCCTCCACCGCTGCCCCACCAGGAGGCGGCTCCCCATGCCAGCAAAGGCGCCCAGACAGGGTATGTGTCTCCCAGATGGAGACTTCCCCTACCGGCATCTGCAACATGATAAGGGGGAAATGCATGAGCCTTGGGATCCTCGAttggggttcaaatcccagccctgcccctttGGGCAAGGACaacctgtctgagcctcagcCTTCCCGTGTGTAAACCAAGGAGAATAGAACCTTTCTCACACGGTGGTTGCAAGGGTTAAAGAGTGGTGTACATGAAGGTTTAAGTATGGGTTACCCTGGCACAGGACAGGGTACAGTCTAAGCACCCCACCTGCGACTTCAGGGGGAGTGGGGTCAAGCACCGGATCAGGGATGGGACAGGTACTGTCTAAATGCCTGCCTCGGGCCCTGAAGGTATGAGAAGAATAGGAGACCCCCCGCTTTGGCTCTTGGGGAACTGCCCTGGGAAATGGCATCGGGAAAGTCACTGTGCTAAAGGGCAGCTGTGGGCACAATATCAGTATCTGTGGGGCACTGGAGTTTGGGAGTGTTAGCCAGAggaggcttcttggaggaaatCACTTTGAACTGGGTCTCAAGGTCACTACTATCGTGGACCTGTTGTTTTCTGGGTGCCAGGCAGCGTGAAGGGCTGCAGGAAGGGAAGGGCATGCTGCATGACTCGCTGGGGAGACAGGCCGTGCAGGTGGCACTGAGCCCACAGTGGCCATCTGCATGGGGGCATGTGCTGGCAGGCAGCCCGATgcccaggggcaggtggaggaaTAGTGGGGAGAGTGTGGCATTGGAAGAGTGTGTCAGATTTGTGGGCAGAGGTGCCGGCGGCACCAGGAGACCCAAGGTGGGTGTAGAGGAAGAAAGCCTGATGAGAGGGACTCATCGTGGAAGGGGACACAAGCTTGGAGCTGTGGGAGAATGGTGTGGCAGGGACTGGGCACTgtggcaagagagaaagagacggcCTGGTTTGGGGATAGGACCAGAAGTTGGTATCTGTATGGACTAATTCACGTTCTTGTGACCATGAGGGACCCATCTCTACTTCTAAAGACCTATTTTTACCTACTTTACTCCATGGGGTTAGGAACTTGGGACCTGTGACCCTCTTGAGCCCATGGTGAGGGGTGTGCttaggggaggaaggaggcctTGCACTGGCTGCTTTTACAGATGTCACCTGCCCCCACACCCCAGGAGGCAGGCTGAGGAGTTGGTGTTGGGAGGGAGCCTGTGTGATGGCTCTGGCGGCATGGCCGGGAAAGGGCCGAGCCAGATCTCGGCGCTGCATGTGCTTGTGGGAGGCTCGGTGTTTCACATCCACACCTACCAAGAGTGGGGAGTAAGGAGGGTGGGGTCCAGTTGGGGTCCCCTCCCCGGGTCCTCCCTGCATGTCTGCTCTGTCTGTCCAGAGCCCCGGTGGAAGAGGTGGTGGCTGCGGCCAGTGGCGCCGCAGGAGGTGATGATGGGGGAGCATCGGCGCGTCCTCTGACCAAAGCACAGCCCGGGCACCGGAGCTACAACCTGCAGGAGAGGAGGCGCATCGGGAGCATGACGGGGGCCGAGCAGGCACTGCTGCCCCGCGTCCCCACAGACGAGAGCGAGGCCCAGACATTGGCCACCGCTGACCTAGACCTCATGAAGAGTGAGTGCTGGTTGGGCTGATCCcggtgctgggggcggggacAGGAGTAAGAGGAAGGGGGAGCCTGAccctgtgcccctgcctcctccaggtcACCGGTTTGAGGACGTTCCTGGAGTGCGGCGGCACTTGGTGCGGAAGAATGCCAAAGGTTCTGGACAGGGTGGCCGGGAAGGGCGAGAGCCTGGCCCCACGCCTCGGACCCGGCCCCGGGCCCCTCACAAGCCCCACGAGGTACTCTTCTCCACTTCATGCTCTTCCTTATCACCCCacaggctccccccccccccccccacatactCCCCAGCAGCGATCTCGAACACCAGGACCACCATCTGTGGTTGTGAAGGTTGTACACTGCACAAGAATCCTTGTCATTGTTGATTTGGGCTTTAGGAGTTCGATTCACATCTTCAAcactgttgatttttcttttctttttttttttttttttaagatttttatttatttattcatgagaaacacaggcagagacacaggcagagagagaagcaggctccatgcaggaagtccgatgtgggactcgatcctgggactctaggatcatgccctgagccaaatggaggcactcaaccgttgagccacccacgcgtcccgaCACTGTTAATTTCTATACTGTGGCCATTTTTTGGCAGCTGGCAGTGAGGAGCTTGAGGACCTTTTGGGCTAGAGGTGGCTCTGTAGAGCAGTACTCTTCACCTTTCAGAATCCCCTCAACTGTGCTCATTTGATCATCCCACAGCCATAAATCAGGGGCAGTGATTGACCAAGATAACTCAGTTCCTTAGCTACACCACCCATCTAAGACTCCAGGGCTCTGGTTCTTAGCCCCACCCCTTGCAGTGGATTGTGTTTTACCTTATTGAGGTCTAACAACATACAGTGAAGCACAGTGGGGCCAGGCGTATAGCTTGGTGACTTCTCCCACATGCAAACACCTGGCCAACCCTGCCTGGACACAGAACGCTTTGTACTCTGTTCCTTTGCATCTCTCCTCAGCACCATCAGCTGTGATTactcttctctgtgcttcagtcctgtcagttcctttttatttttatttttttaagatttattactcatttatttatgagaaacacagagagggaggcagagacataggcagagggagaagcagactccctctggggaacccgaagcaagactcaatcccaggaccctgggatcacaacctgagctgaaagcagacactcaaccactgagccatccaggcacccctgtctgtCGGTTCTTGAACACATATACATGGAAGCATACAATGTTccagtgtgcacatgtgtgtgtacgtgcctgtgtgcatgcgtgcacatgTGCGGTGACCATTCATCCAGCACTTACTATGTCATGTACTGTGTGCTGttgcatgtgttttattttatttatttatttaaaattttatttatttactcatgagagacacagagagagagagagggagagacagagagagagaggcagagacacagggagacggagaagcaggctctatgcagggagcctgatatgggactcgatcccaggactccagtatcataccctgggctgaaggcaggcgcttaactgctgagccacccaggcatccctgttgcgTGTGTTTTAATCCCCATAATGAGACTTTGAGGTGGGGATtgttgctcccattttacagatgaggcaagtAGAGTGTGGGACCAGTTAAGATCTTGCTAGGCTCTGTATCCGGTGCTGTGCCAGGTCACAGACCTGCCCTGGCGCTGGCTGTCTAGGGGAGCAGTCCCTGGGCCCCTCGGGCTCTGACCTTGCTGTGTCCTCTTGTCTTCTACCACAAGGTGTTTGTGGAGCTGAATGAGCTGCTGCTGGACAGAAACCAGGAGCCTCAGTGGCGGGAGACTGCCCGCTGGATCAAGTTTGAGGAGGACgtggaggaggagacagagcGCTGGGGGAAGCCCCACGTGGCGTCCCTGTCCTTCCGCAGCCTCTTGGAGCTCCGCCGGACCCTGGCCCATGGTAACGTGCCTTGCCCTCTGAGGACCAACCCCCCTCAGCAGCACGGTGTATGATGTTCCCAGGAGAGTCCAGGAGGgagtctcctctttctttctgtgatgTCATATAGCCAGTCGCTTTCAGGCTCTGTCATTGGTGATCCCAGGGCATGATTGACACTACTCTCTCTTATCTGCATTTTTAGCAAATGGCTTCTTTACGTGATGTTTTCAGATAACCAAAGCTGGTATGTTTGGGATACGTTTTTAAAGCTGACAAGTTTAGAATGTCATTGGAAACTTTTCTGAAACGATCTAATCTACAGGACTATgggaggtttctttttcttttcttctttctttctttcttcctttctttcctttcttttctttcttttctttctctttcttttttttttttttttttgtttctcttcaagattttattttttttaagtcctctctacacccagcatggggctcgaactcacaaccctgagatcaggagtggCATGCTCTCCTGCCTGTGCCTGCCAGGCATTCCTAGGGCTATGTAAACTTCACCAAATGTCCAAGATGCAAGACTCCCGAGGCCTCTGATATTTTCTGCTCTGTGTGGGTTTCCTCCTTCCTTTGGGAAAGTCACTCCCAGTTGCTGTCAGGAGGCGTATTTCTAAACAGCGAGGACTCAGAAACCTGCTGTCAGActaatttcaaaaccagaagtAAATAGGCTCTGAGGAAGGCTCATAGGCTTTGGGCAAGGTGCCAACATACAGGTGCTTTATCGTTGGGCTTTGTGATCTCTGTGTTGGCTGCTCAGGGGCCCTTGGTTTTGTTCGTTGTCACACCCATTTTTGTTGAAACGGCTCTGTTCGTTGTCTAGTTCTGTGTTCCTACAAGTTGACCTCGACAGAAAGGTGACCTCGTCACTTTTGAAAGGACTTTCATCTCTGTATAAAATAGTCATTCAGAGCAGCGGCCAGTAGAAAGATCTGGAAATTGTTCCATGAGAGGAACCCAGGATGGAGGGTGACATCGTCAGATGGCTCTAGGCCACAGATGGGCTGTGCCATACTCAGAGGGCAGAATCAGGACCTTGGAGTGGCTATTAGGGAATGCAGCATATGGCTCTTTGGAAGAGACTTCTGGGAGGCTCTGCCTCAGTGGCCTCCGCTAAGCCCCACCACATTCCTATGGGACAGAAAGAGTTGGAAGGAACAGGTCAGAGATGTGATGGGGCTTGCAGCCTGAACCCTGCTCCCTGATTTCTGGGCCAGTGCTGCAAACCCGGACCATACTTACCTGGCTGCCCCCTCATCCCCAGATCTCTCTCCCACCCGGCCCTTGCTTCTTCCCTGGGGATGAGGGCCTGTGCATGCCATCCTTATTCCAGGGGCCGTGCTTTTGGACCTGGACCAGCAGACCCTGCCTGGGGTGGCCCACCAAGTGGTGGAGCAGATGGTCATCTCTGACCAAATCAAGGCTGAGGACAGAGCCAATGTGTTGCGGGCCCTGCTACTGAAACACAGGTGAGGCCCCAGTTGCTGCCACCGCCTGCCCACCCACTCCTGGCCCCCgcccctgccttccttccctcatcGCCCTCTGCTCTTCCAGCCACCCAAGCGATGAGAAAGACTTCTCCTTCCCTCGAAACATCTCAGctggctccctgggctccctgctagggCACCATCATGGCCAGGGGCCTGAGAGTGACCCTCATGTCACCGAGCCTCTCATTGGAGGTGTTCCTGAGACTCGGCTAGATGTGGAGCgagaggtgagggcaggagggtGGCCCTGCCTCGTTCAGATCCCAGCTGCCACCACTGGCTGCTGGGCTGTGAATATGGGGGCACCGGGCCGGGCTGAGCTGTGCTCCTCTGCACCCCCAGCGGGAGTTGCCCCCTCCGGCCCCACCAGCCGGCATCACTCGCTCCAAGTCCAAGCATGAACTAAAGCTCCTGGAGAAGATCCCCGAGAACGCCGAGGCCACAGTGGTCCTTGTGGGTATGTGGGCGAGCCTTGTGGGTGGGAGGCTGTGACCTGATGGGTGCCCCCGGAGGCTGGGGTCCGcgccctccctcagcccctgacaGCGCTGTGTCCCCAGGCTGCGTGGAGTTCCTCTCCCGCCCTACCATGGCCTTTGTGCGGCTGCGAGAGGCGGTGGAGCTAGACGCCGTGCTGGAGGTGCCCGTGCCCGTGCGcttcctcttcctgcttctgGGCCCGAGCAGCGCCAACATGGACTACCATGAAATTGGCCGCTCCATCTCCACCCTCATGTCTGACAAGGTCAggcccgcccctgcccccaccgggctccctcttccctgcccctgtggCCTCACTCAGTTCTGCCCCGGGACCCCAGCCCTCGCCCCGCGCCCTCACCAGCCCCAGGCCTGCTTTGGCAGCAATTCCATGAGGCAGCCTACCTGGCAGACGAGAGGGAGGACCTGCTGACTGCCATCAACGCCTTCCTGGACTGCAGCGTGGTGCTGCCGCCCTCCGAAGTGCAGGGCGAGGAGCTGTTGCGGTCTGTTGCTCACTTCCAACGCCAGATGCTCAAGAAGCGGGAGGAGCAGGGCCGGCTGTTGCCCCCTGGGGCTGGACTGGAGCCCAAGTCAGCACAAGATAAGGGTACGGGCCAgtacaggcccggggcggggacaGGGCTGCTTGTGGGGGCGCGGCGGCTTGGGGCACATAGAGGGGCCGTGGTGGGCGCCCTGACGGAGGCCTGGGTTGCAGCGCTCCTGCAGATGGTAGAGGTGGCAGGTGCAGTTGAAGATGATCCCCTCCGGCGGACGGGCCGGCCCTTTGGGGGCCTCATCCGAGATGTGCGGCGCCGCTATCCCCACTACCTGAGTGACTTCCGAGATGCCCTTGACCCCCAGTGCCTGGCTGCTGTCATCTTCATCTACTTCGCGGCCCTGTCTCCTGCCATCACTTTCGGGGGGCTGCTGGGTAAGAGGCGGCTtcgcgggggcagcggggggtgggcagggcaagCACAGGTCCCTGGCTGACAGCTCTTGAGCCACTCTGCTTCCTGCCACCCCAGGAGAGAAGACTCAGGACCTGATTGGGGTGTCGGAGCTGATCATGTCCACAGCGCTCCAGGGTGTGGTCTTCTGCCTGCTGGGGGCCCAGCCGCTGCTGGTGATTGGCTTCTCTGGGCCCCTGCTGGTCTTCGAGGAGGCCTTCTTCTCGGTAAGGGCCCATGGGCTAGGTGGGGGCTGGCTCTTCCTGTTCCACTCCAgccgcccctcctgctccccaaaCATGCCCACTTTGCTAGCCCCGGGGCTCTGGGACCTGACTGGACGCCTCCCCAGTTCTGCAGCAGCAACAACCTAGAGTACCTGGTGGGCCGCGTGTGGATCGGCTTCTGGCTGGTGCTCTTGGCCCTGCTCATGGTGGCCCTGGAGGGGAGCTTCCTGGTGCGCTTTGTCTCCCGTTTCACCCAGGAGATCTTTGCTTTCCTCATCTCCCTCATTTTCATCTATGAGACGTTCTACAAGTTGATTAAGGTAAGCAGGCCCTGCCGAGAGCTGGGTTGCAGGGGTGAGACCTCGGGATGGGAGGGAGCCGGGGCACCTTCTGCACCTCTCTCGCTCTCACTTCAGGGTATCAGGTCCGGGCTAGCCCAGAGCTCCCCTGGGCTGGTGGTTCCTCCTGGCCCCTCACCACTTTCCCTGTCACTGACACCTGAACCAGGACTTCAGGTCAATCTTAACAAGTTACATGTTTGTCATAACAAAGGTAACAGGTCCTTTTGCTAAAGTGGCACATGGTCCAGAAGTGCCAAAGAGGAAGGCCCCCGAGGTGACACCCATAGTCACAGTCTGGGCCTCAGAGCTGTGCCTGTGTCAGCCTAAGAAGACTTGCCCCGAGTCCTCTGCGATGTGTCCTGCCTGTCCAGGCCTGGCTGCAACTGGACACCCCCAGCTGCCTGAATCCCcagtttctcctttctcccaTCAGGTCACTTTAGTCATTTTTTTGTTATACGAGACAAGCCCCTTAAGGCCAGACCCACCATCTCCTATGCTGCCTGCCCCACTCAACCTACATCCAAGCCCAGAAATCTCACCAGTTTAGCTGATGGAGCCCTTTGTCCTCTCCCTAGATCTTCCAGGAACATCCGCTGCATGGCTGTTCTGTCTCCAATGGCTCTGAGGCACACGGTGACAACGACACATGGCATGGGGCAGGAGCCACGCTGGTGCCAGGGAACGGGAGCTCGCCTGGgccagtggggcaggggaggccccGGGGCCAACCCAACACAGCCCTGCTGTCACTGGTGCTCATGGCGGGCACCTTCTTTATCGCTTTTTTCCTACGCAAATTCAAGAATAGCCGGTTCTTCCCTGGCCGGGTGTGTGGGCTGACGTGCCGGagtggaagaggggaggggaccAGGAAGGGTGACTTAGTTGGGGCCTGAGAGGGGGCCGGGGACCTCTGAGCATGGTGCTTGCCCACAGGTGCGGCGGGTGATCGGGGACTTTGGGGTGCCCATCGCGATCCTCATCATGGTGCTTGTGGATTATAGTATTGAGGATACCTACACCCAGGTGAGGCAGAGCACACGCAGCAGTCAGGAGATGctgcctggcatggggctctgGCTGGTGCCcgccagcccagccccagagctgcCTCTCAATTGGGCAGACACCAGGCCTCCTCCACTGCATGCCCTCAGCATTCGCCCTGCCTAGTGCCCCTCAGGTCTCTCCCTCCAGTGTTCACTGGCCCCCCGGCTCTCTCCCATCTATCCTGCAGAAGCTGAGCGTGCCCAGTGGATTCTCCGTGACAGCCCCAGAAAAGCGGGGCTGGGTCATCAACCCGCTGGGGGAGAATAGCTCCTTCCCCGTGTGGATGATGGTTGCCAGCCTGCTGCCGGCCATTTTGGTTTTCATCCTGATCTTCATGGAGACGCAGATCACCACGTGAGTAGTCCCTGCCGAAGGGGGTTGTTTGTGGAATGGCTGAAACCCCAGCCAGGGCCAGGCAAGGAGATAGGGTGCACTGGGTAAGGGGGACCCAGGATGCCAGGCTGGCCCCTAGAATTTCcttctctaaagatttttttctttatttgagagaactcaaggtggaggggcaggaggcgggcggagagggggagagaatctcaagcagactccgagctaagcacagagcctgatgtggggctccatctcatgaccctgtgatcaaaTGAAGAGTCATTTGATatttaactgactgcaccacccaggcgcccccagaattCCTTCCATAGGCAGTAGAAGATTCCTCTGACATTTGTTGGGATGGGCACAGTACGGGCTGGAAGTGGTCCTGAATGGCAAGGAGGGCAGCGTGGAGAGGGCTTAGCTCCGTGATGGAATGCTCGTCCTGACGGAATGGGCAGGTTCCAAAAACAGACGGAGGCTCCTGGCTGGGTGCTCTGGAAAGACATGATTGTGCCAAgctggccccagggccctgggcatCAGCGAGTGCCCATCCCCACTCAGGCTGATCATCTCCAAGAAGGAGCGCATGCTGCAGAAGGGTTCTGGCTTCCACCTGGACCTCCTGCTTATCGTGGCCATGGGCGGCATCTGTGCCCTCTTTGGCCTGCCCTGGTTGGCTGCTGCCACCGTCCGCTCCGTCACTCATGCCAACGCACTCACCGTCATGAGCAAGGCTGTGGCACCTGGGGACAAGCCCAAGATCCAGGAGGTCAAGGAGCAGCGGGTAACGGGGCTGCTGGTTGCCCTGCTTGTGGGTACGTTGAGCTCTTGCTTCAGCCTTCCCCAGGCGGTCTCTGAggcggggagccctggggccacgtgcttctttctctcctcccccaggtCTCTCCATGGTTATTGGGGACCTGCTCCGGCAGATCCCCTTGGCTGTGCTCTTTGGTATTTTTCTGTACATGGGAGTTACCTCCCTTAATGGGATCCAGTTCTACGAGCGGCTGCACCTGCTGCTCATGCCACCCAAACACCACCCAGATGTAACCTATGTCAAGAAGGTAAGACCTCACTAGAAAGAGCCCCGTGCCTCTGCCCCCAACACCTGGTCTGTGGGGCTCACTCTCCGGCCCCCCCATCTGCTCACTGTGTTCAGCCACCGGTTAGTCTGCAGACCCAGCTCTGGTAAGCCCCTCAAAGGCAtagccaccaccactgccacccccaTGGAGGGAGAAAGGGCTGTCTGTCTTCTGGAGGTGGCAGGCCCAGATGGCCCTCCAAGGGACCAGGGAGAAGCCTCGGCTCACCTGTCTTGTCCCCTCCCAGGTTCGGACCCTCCGAATGCACCTGTTCACAGCCCTGCAGCTGCTCTGCTTGGCCCTGCTCTGGGCGGTCATGTCCACAGCTGCCTCCCTGGCCTTCCCCTTCATCCTCATCCTTACGGTGCCCCTCCGCATGGTGGTGCTCACCCGCATCTTCACCGAGAGAGAGATGAAATGTGTAAGgcctcctgctccttcccccccagccctgctgcccactccccaccccaccccacccctcacccccaccccacccccaccctggggtccCCACCCAGGTTGAGGTCAGGATCAACTaactccctccacccccacagctGGATGCTAATGAGGCGGAGCCAGTGTTCGATGAGCGGGAGGGTGTGGACGAGTACAATGAGATGCCCATGCCTGTGTAGTTGCTGCCTGGACCCACAGCCAAGGGACGGATGGATAGAGGGATCAGGGGCTGGGGtgttctccccctcccctccctcatttttatttaagtgaatAATTTAAAGTCTCCttaccatccccacccccccacagtAAAGTGCTTCGGCCCCCACCTATCCTGGCCTTCTGTGTCTGTATGGGGAGGGAGCATGGATtggcaggtgggcgggggggggggggggggggcggggggggggcaacCCGCTCCCTGTCCCAGAAACGAGATGCACAATGGGGAAAGAAAGGGACTTTAATGAGAAATCAAAATATAGAGAGCCAAAGTGCAAATTGTCCACCCCCTTCGGGGGTTACCCTGAGCCCCATGTGCATCCCCTCACCCCCCTTCAGGCCCCCAGCGGAGGCCCAAGGCCTGGAGCTTCTGCCTCAGGTAGCTCTTGAGCTGTGGCAGGCCTCTCTGTGACTCCAGTTCCTCAAAGGGTAGCTGCGAGGGAGGGAACGGCGTGTTaccctcagggtcctgggctggcaCAGGGGAGCCAGGAGGACATGCGGGGTGGGTGCTCTCACCGGCAGGAGCTGGTAGCCCATCAGGCCCAGGTGCCGCTCCCGGAGGGCCCGGGAGCCCAGCAGCACTTGGCCATCCCGGCAGAAATGCCAGCGTTCTCGCAGCATCAGCACCACCCTGTGGGGAGCAGACTGCAGCTCAGGGTGCTGTCCACAGAGGTGGGAGGCTCTCCCACCTTCTTCCCTTACCTTTGGGCGGGGTCATGGGTAGTGGACTGAGAggcagcctggccctggggacaggACCGGGGAGGGTACGGTAGGAAGGGGTCCTGGGTCCTCACAGGAAGCACAGCACCGGAGCTGCTGACGCAGAGCAGGAAGTctggagggggaagagagagggcgGCTGGCTTCCAGCCCAGGCTCTGTACCCTGCCAGCCAGCCGCCCGCCCGCCAGCCACTGGGGTTCACCTGTGCAGTAGCCCGGAGGCACCGTCAGATCCTGCCGGTACTTTTCTTCCCCCAGCAGCTGGCGCAGCCCCTCCGCTACTATATCCTTGTGACTGGGATGGGGTAGGAAGACCAACAAGGAAAGGCTCAGGAGGCTCATCTTAATTCTGTCCCCTGTCATGCCTGGACCCTGGGCAAAGGCCTCCCAAGGCCCATTTTTCCCTCTAGAACTAATAAGAATGCCTCTGCATGGACAGTTCAGggtcccatcccctccccccagcctccccatcTACCTGTACTTGCAGCGGGCACGGTCAGTGATGAGTGGCTGGGGGAAGATGGGCACTTGCTGCCTTCGGGGAAGACGGGGACCCCGGTATCCTGGAAGCTCCAGCTCCACAGCTGTGTCTAGCAGGGAGAGGTAGCGCCGCACAATGAAGGCATGAGGGGTGCCTGCGGGAAAGCGGGACTGAGGCTCGAGGGGCTACAgactcccacccctgcctccccctgcccagtgGCCCTTGGGGATCCCCACTGGCTCTCCTGTGCGCGCACCACTGATGTGGTTGATGAAGCCTGGGGAAA is a window of Vulpes vulpes isolate BD-2025 chromosome 7, VulVul3, whole genome shotgun sequence DNA encoding:
- the SLC4A2 gene encoding anion exchange protein 2 isoform X3, producing MTQPEPESLGPAAPGFPEQEDDELHRTLGVERFEEILQEAGSRGGEEPGRSYGEEDFEYHRQSSHHIHHPLSTHLPPDTRRRKTPQGPGRKPRRRPGASPTGETPTIEEGEEDEEEASEAEGTRALSQPTPASTPSSVQFFLQEDEGADRKGGRTSPSPPPLPHQEAAPHASKGAQTGAPVEEVVAAASGAAGGDDGGASARPLTKAQPGHRSYNLQERRRIGSMTGAEQALLPRVPTDESEAQTLATADLDLMKSHRFEDVPGVRRHLVRKNAKGSGQGGREGREPGPTPRTRPRAPHKPHEVFVELNELLLDRNQEPQWRETARWIKFEEDVEEETERWGKPHVASLSFRSLLELRRTLAHGAVLLDLDQQTLPGVAHQVVEQMVISDQIKAEDRANVLRALLLKHSHPSDEKDFSFPRNISAGSLGSLLGHHHGQGPESDPHVTEPLIGGVPETRLDVERERELPPPAPPAGITRSKSKHELKLLEKIPENAEATVVLVGCVEFLSRPTMAFVRLREAVELDAVLEVPVPVRFLFLLLGPSSANMDYHEIGRSISTLMSDKQFHEAAYLADEREDLLTAINAFLDCSVVLPPSEVQGEELLRSVAHFQRQMLKKREEQGRLLPPGAGLEPKSAQDKALLQMVEVAGAVEDDPLRRTGRPFGGLIRDVRRRYPHYLSDFRDALDPQCLAAVIFIYFAALSPAITFGGLLGEKTQDLIGVSELIMSTALQGVVFCLLGAQPLLVIGFSGPLLVFEEAFFSFCSSNNLEYLVGRVWIGFWLVLLALLMVALEGSFLVRFVSRFTQEIFAFLISLIFIYETFYKLIKIFQEHPLHGCSVSNGSEAHGDNDTWHGAGATLVPGNGSSPGPVGQGRPRGQPNTALLSLVLMAGTFFIAFFLRKFKNSRFFPGRVRRVIGDFGVPIAILIMVLVDYSIEDTYTQKLSVPSGFSVTAPEKRGWVINPLGENSSFPVWMMVASLLPAILVFILIFMETQITTLIISKKERMLQKGSGFHLDLLLIVAMGGICALFGLPWLAAATVRSVTHANALTVMSKAVAPGDKPKIQEVKEQRVTGLLVALLVGLSMVIGDLLRQIPLAVLFGIFLYMGVTSLNGIQFYERLHLLLMPPKHHPDVTYVKKVRTLRMHLFTALQLLCLALLWAVMSTAASLAFPFILILTVPLRMVVLTRIFTEREMKCLDANEAEPVFDEREGVDEYNEMPMPV
- the SLC4A2 gene encoding anion exchange protein 2 isoform X2, with amino-acid sequence MDFLLRSQPEPESLGPAAPGFPEQEDDELHRTLGVERFEEILQEAGSRGGEEPGRSYGEEDFEYHRQSSHHIHHPLSTHLPPDTRRRKTPQGPGRKPRRRPGASPTGETPTIEEGEEDEEEASEAEGTRALSQPTPASTPSSVQFFLQEDEGADRKGGRTSPSPPPLPHQEAAPHASKGAQTGAPVEEVVAAASGAAGGDDGGASARPLTKAQPGHRSYNLQERRRIGSMTGAEQALLPRVPTDESEAQTLATADLDLMKSHRFEDVPGVRRHLVRKNAKGSGQGGREGREPGPTPRTRPRAPHKPHEVFVELNELLLDRNQEPQWRETARWIKFEEDVEEETERWGKPHVASLSFRSLLELRRTLAHGAVLLDLDQQTLPGVAHQVVEQMVISDQIKAEDRANVLRALLLKHSHPSDEKDFSFPRNISAGSLGSLLGHHHGQGPESDPHVTEPLIGGVPETRLDVERERELPPPAPPAGITRSKSKHELKLLEKIPENAEATVVLVGCVEFLSRPTMAFVRLREAVELDAVLEVPVPVRFLFLLLGPSSANMDYHEIGRSISTLMSDKQFHEAAYLADEREDLLTAINAFLDCSVVLPPSEVQGEELLRSVAHFQRQMLKKREEQGRLLPPGAGLEPKSAQDKALLQMVEVAGAVEDDPLRRTGRPFGGLIRDVRRRYPHYLSDFRDALDPQCLAAVIFIYFAALSPAITFGGLLGEKTQDLIGVSELIMSTALQGVVFCLLGAQPLLVIGFSGPLLVFEEAFFSFCSSNNLEYLVGRVWIGFWLVLLALLMVALEGSFLVRFVSRFTQEIFAFLISLIFIYETFYKLIKIFQEHPLHGCSVSNGSEAHGDNDTWHGAGATLVPGNGSSPGPVGQGRPRGQPNTALLSLVLMAGTFFIAFFLRKFKNSRFFPGRVRRVIGDFGVPIAILIMVLVDYSIEDTYTQKLSVPSGFSVTAPEKRGWVINPLGENSSFPVWMMVASLLPAILVFILIFMETQITTLIISKKERMLQKGSGFHLDLLLIVAMGGICALFGLPWLAAATVRSVTHANALTVMSKAVAPGDKPKIQEVKEQRVTGLLVALLVGLSMVIGDLLRQIPLAVLFGIFLYMGVTSLNGIQFYERLHLLLMPPKHHPDVTYVKKVRTLRMHLFTALQLLCLALLWAVMSTAASLAFPFILILTVPLRMVVLTRIFTEREMKCLDANEAEPVFDEREGVDEYNEMPMPV